The following proteins are encoded in a genomic region of Desulfomicrobium escambiense DSM 10707:
- the rarD gene encoding EamA family transporter RarD, with the protein MQPGIIMAAGAYISWGLLPVYWKLLGHVPTAQLLSHRIAWSFVTLAVFLGLLGRLRPLCGRLSPEVRRCYVLASLLIGVNWFIYVWSVNAGYIVEASLGYFITPLLSVLLGVFFLRERLRGLQWAPLALAAVGVVYLAFDYGRLPWVALVLASTFSLYGLVKKRAPLPAFEGLTLETALLLPPALAWLAWSEFDGKGVFLHAGTLSDLLLIGAGAVTTAPLALFAAAAQRIPLSMIGILQYIAPTIQFLLGVFMYHEPFTRSQLAGFSMVWAALLLFLLERWRFGRALRRTS; encoded by the coding sequence ATGCAACCGGGAATCATCATGGCCGCCGGGGCCTACATCAGCTGGGGCCTGCTGCCCGTCTACTGGAAGCTGCTGGGGCACGTGCCCACGGCCCAACTCCTGTCGCACCGCATCGCCTGGTCCTTCGTCACTCTGGCCGTGTTCCTGGGCCTGCTCGGGCGACTGCGTCCCCTGTGCGGCCGCCTGTCCCCCGAGGTCCGGCGCTGCTACGTCCTGGCAAGCCTTCTGATCGGCGTGAACTGGTTCATCTATGTCTGGAGCGTCAACGCGGGCTACATCGTTGAGGCGAGCCTGGGGTACTTCATCACGCCCCTACTTTCGGTGCTGCTGGGCGTCTTCTTCCTGCGCGAACGCCTGCGGGGTCTGCAGTGGGCGCCCCTGGCCCTGGCCGCCGTCGGGGTCGTCTACCTCGCCTTCGACTACGGGCGCCTGCCCTGGGTCGCCCTGGTGCTGGCATCGACCTTCAGCCTCTACGGCCTGGTCAAGAAGCGCGCGCCCCTGCCCGCCTTCGAGGGCCTGACCCTGGAGACCGCCCTCCTGCTCCCCCCCGCCCTGGCCTGGCTCGCCTGGAGCGAATTCGACGGCAAGGGGGTCTTCCTCCACGCCGGCACGCTCTCTGATCTGCTCCTGATCGGAGCAGGCGCGGTCACCACGGCCCCGCTGGCCCTGTTCGCCGCCGCAGCCCAGCGCATCCCCCTGTCCATGATCGGCATCCTGCAGTACATCGCCCCCACCATCCAGTTCCTGCTGGGCGTCTTCATGTACCACGAACCCTTCACCCGCTCCCAGCTGGCGGGCTTCTCCATGGTCTGGGCGGCCCTGCTCCTTTTTCTGCTCGAACGCTGGCGATTCGGGCGCGCCTTGCGCCGTACGTCGTGA
- a CDS encoding 2-oxoacid:acceptor oxidoreductase subunit alpha: MATKKRKKKEMFALGNEAVVEGALLAGCTFYAGYPITPSTEIAEVMSARLPLVKDGVFLQMEDEIASMGAIIGSSLAGRKSMTATSGPGFSLMQENLGYACMTEVPLVLVNVMRGGPSTGLPTSPAQGDVQQARWGCHGDHPIIVLSASDVQECLEMTVVAFNFAEKYRTPVILLLDEITAHTREKIVIPDPEDFEIISRVTPAMPPEWYVSYEETMRGVPALPPLGSGYRFHVTGLTHDQNGFPTSKPDEVKALMHRQFRKIDQFFYDIQLVDEVNCDDAEVVVVAYGCVARSAELAVHMARERGVKAGLLKLKTLFPFPKTAVQTLARQCKALVVPEMNMGQISREVKRVNNGLTHVITNNRVDGQIITPSEIFKNIMQA; the protein is encoded by the coding sequence ATGGCCACAAAAAAGCGTAAGAAGAAGGAAATGTTCGCCCTCGGCAACGAGGCCGTGGTCGAAGGCGCCCTGCTTGCCGGTTGCACCTTCTATGCGGGCTATCCCATCACCCCCTCCACGGAAATCGCCGAGGTCATGTCCGCCAGGCTCCCGCTGGTCAAGGACGGCGTCTTCCTGCAGATGGAGGACGAGATCGCCAGCATGGGCGCCATCATCGGTTCGTCCCTGGCCGGCCGCAAGTCCATGACCGCAACCTCCGGCCCCGGCTTCTCCCTCATGCAGGAGAACCTTGGCTACGCCTGCATGACCGAGGTGCCCCTGGTCCTGGTCAACGTCATGCGCGGCGGGCCGAGCACCGGACTGCCGACGAGCCCGGCCCAGGGCGACGTGCAGCAGGCGCGCTGGGGCTGCCACGGCGATCATCCCATCATCGTGCTTTCGGCCAGCGACGTGCAGGAATGCCTGGAAATGACCGTTGTGGCCTTCAATTTCGCCGAAAAGTACCGCACGCCCGTCATCCTGCTCCTGGATGAGATCACGGCCCACACCCGCGAGAAGATCGTCATCCCCGACCCGGAGGATTTCGAGATCATCTCCCGCGTCACGCCCGCCATGCCGCCCGAGTGGTACGTCTCCTACGAGGAGACCATGCGCGGCGTGCCGGCCTTGCCACCGCTCGGTTCGGGCTACCGCTTCCACGTCACGGGCCTGACCCACGACCAGAACGGCTTCCCGACCTCCAAGCCTGACGAGGTCAAGGCCCTCATGCACCGGCAGTTCCGCAAGATCGACCAGTTCTTCTACGACATCCAGCTGGTGGACGAGGTGAACTGCGACGATGCAGAGGTTGTCGTCGTGGCCTACGGCTGCGTGGCCCGTTCGGCCGAACTGGCCGTGCACATGGCCCGCGAGCGCGGGGTGAAGGCGGGGCTCCTGAAGCTCAAGACCCTCTTCCCCTTCCCCAAGACCGCGGTGCAGACCCTGGCGCGCCAGTGCAAGGCCCTCGTCGTGCCGGAGATGAACATGGGTCAGATTTCGCGCGAGGTGAAGCGCGTCAACAACGGCTTGACCCACGTCATCACCAACAACCGCGTCGACGGGCAGATCATCACCCCCTCGGAAATCTTCAAAAACATCATGCAGGCGTGA
- a CDS encoding 2-oxoacid:ferredoxin oxidoreductase subunit beta gives MAQVTQLIHDYLRHNKKFPHVYCAGCGHGIVLGSLIRSVHGLGYAKDDIVLVAGIGCSGRMAVYVDFNTVHTTHGRALTFATGIKMANPNLKVIVVMGDGDAMSIGGNHLIHAARRNIGLTTLVLNNNIYGMTGGQYSPTSPVGTVSATSPFGQLERSFDIVDMAMASGASYVARGTVLHATMLDGLISDALEKPGFNLVEILTPCHTQYGRKNKFKTVVDMYQWYKKNTVKLDRYRQLTPEEQGKFTPIGVFRDEMRPGLETRYAELRNKLQEQRHA, from the coding sequence ATGGCACAGGTAACACAACTCATCCACGACTACCTCCGGCACAACAAGAAGTTCCCCCACGTGTACTGCGCGGGCTGCGGTCACGGCATCGTGCTCGGGTCGCTCATCCGCAGCGTGCACGGCCTGGGCTACGCCAAGGACGACATCGTGCTCGTGGCCGGCATCGGCTGCTCCGGCCGCATGGCCGTCTATGTGGACTTCAACACCGTGCACACCACCCACGGCCGGGCCCTGACCTTCGCCACGGGCATCAAGATGGCCAACCCGAACTTGAAGGTCATCGTGGTCATGGGCGACGGCGACGCCATGTCCATCGGCGGCAACCACCTCATCCACGCGGCGCGGCGCAACATCGGTCTGACCACGCTGGTCCTGAACAACAACATCTACGGCATGACCGGCGGCCAGTACTCGCCGACCAGCCCCGTGGGCACGGTCTCGGCCACCTCGCCCTTCGGGCAGCTGGAGCGCAGCTTCGACATCGTGGACATGGCCATGGCCAGCGGCGCGAGCTATGTGGCGCGCGGTACGGTCCTGCACGCGACCATGCTCGACGGGCTCATTTCCGACGCCCTGGAGAAGCCCGGCTTCAACCTGGTGGAGATCCTGACCCCCTGCCACACCCAGTACGGCCGCAAGAACAAGTTCAAGACCGTGGTCGACATGTACCAGTGGTACAAGAAGAACACCGTGAAGCTCGACCGCTACCGCCAGCTCACGCCCGAGGAGCAGGGCAAGTTCACGCCCATCGGCGTGTTCCGCGACGAGATGAGGCCAGGTCTGGAAACGCGGTACGCCGAACTGCGCAACAAGCTTCAGGAGCAGCGTCATGCCTAA
- the tmk gene encoding dTMP kinase — MFLTFEGMEGCGKSTQCKKLIEHFVRQGHDVLHSLEPGGSRLGKELRRILLDPKNSDLCPTGELFLYLADRAQHVASIIRPAMEDGRTVICDRFADSTVVYQGYGRGLEPSLLHQLNDVAVQGLWPDVTILLDVDPEIGLKRALTRNMRDNKATTEGRFEAESMAFHTRIREGYLTWAALHRRRFLVVDANRDEDAVFAAILRGLEEKGLG; from the coding sequence ATGTTTCTGACGTTCGAAGGCATGGAAGGCTGCGGCAAATCGACGCAGTGCAAAAAACTCATCGAGCATTTCGTGAGACAGGGCCACGACGTCCTGCACTCCCTTGAACCCGGTGGGAGCCGCCTGGGCAAGGAACTGCGCCGGATTCTCCTCGACCCCAAAAACAGCGACCTCTGCCCCACCGGCGAGCTGTTCCTCTACCTGGCCGACCGCGCCCAGCACGTGGCCTCGATCATCCGGCCGGCCATGGAGGACGGGCGGACCGTCATCTGCGACCGCTTCGCCGACTCAACCGTGGTCTACCAAGGCTACGGCCGGGGGCTTGAACCGAGCCTGCTGCACCAATTGAACGACGTGGCCGTGCAGGGCCTGTGGCCCGACGTGACCATCCTCCTGGACGTGGACCCGGAGATCGGCCTCAAACGCGCCCTGACCCGCAACATGCGCGACAACAAGGCCACCACCGAAGGCCGCTTCGAGGCCGAGAGCATGGCCTTCCACACCCGCATCCGCGAAGGCTACCTGACCTGGGCCGCCCTGCACCGCAGACGCTTCCTGGTGGTGGACGCCAACAGGGACGAGGACGCAGTCTTCGCCGCCATCCTGCGCGGACTGGAGGAGAAGGGCCTTGGCTAG
- a CDS encoding 4Fe-4S dicluster domain-containing protein has protein sequence MSKKKGLAKVTIYPDWCKGCGICAAFCPAGVFELRADGKSHVVREEECVNCGFCELHCPDFAVSVTPKEISRRKTDACVDLRVEAADPSAGTDPGPEENVGTPNREEDHGHKKA, from the coding sequence ATGTCCAAAAAGAAAGGTCTGGCAAAAGTGACGATTTACCCGGACTGGTGCAAAGGCTGCGGAATCTGTGCCGCCTTCTGCCCGGCCGGGGTGTTCGAGCTTCGTGCGGACGGCAAGTCTCACGTGGTCCGCGAGGAAGAATGCGTGAACTGCGGCTTCTGCGAACTGCATTGTCCCGATTTCGCGGTTTCCGTGACGCCCAAGGAGATCAGCCGCAGAAAGACCGATGCGTGCGTGGATCTGCGCGTCGAGGCCGCGGATCCGTCCGCCGGGACGGATCCGGGTCCGGAAGAGAATGTTGGAACACCTAACCGGGAAGAGGATCATGGCCACAAAAAAGCGTAA
- a CDS encoding 3'-5' exoribonuclease YhaM family protein, with protein MTNEKKSVSDFSEDQTVSGIFVISQAQSKKAKNGPYWHLTLTGRTGSIEARIWFPQSQNYESLQVDQFVEVNGREETYNGVRQLRINSMVVIDPAERGLDMADFVPTSAVPPARLLEELETFLHAELTYKPWSALCKSILRDETIRTALLSAPGAKTIHHAYAGGLLEHTLSIMRICRALSELYPQIDKEILFVGALCHDLGKAFELSHGVSREYTDSGRLLGHIQIGLELLGPFLRKAKDLPEGLAMHLKHIIVAHHGELAFGSPCVPQTMEAFVLHYADNLDSKINTVQGALTTPEGEEAQGWSEYHRTLGRYLFQPERTPKQTPGAEPKQARKAVPKPDASPLLKAMGFTATSNHE; from the coding sequence ATGACGAATGAAAAAAAATCCGTAAGCGATTTTTCCGAAGATCAGACTGTTTCAGGCATTTTTGTCATTTCCCAGGCCCAGTCCAAAAAGGCCAAGAACGGACCATACTGGCACCTGACCCTGACGGGACGAACAGGCAGCATCGAGGCGCGCATCTGGTTCCCCCAGAGCCAGAACTACGAGTCCCTGCAGGTCGATCAGTTCGTCGAGGTCAACGGCCGGGAGGAGACGTACAACGGCGTCCGGCAGCTGCGGATCAACAGCATGGTCGTGATCGACCCCGCGGAACGGGGCCTGGACATGGCCGATTTCGTGCCCACCTCCGCCGTCCCGCCGGCCCGGCTCCTGGAGGAGCTGGAGACCTTCCTGCACGCCGAACTGACATACAAGCCCTGGTCCGCCCTGTGCAAAAGCATCCTGCGCGACGAGACCATCCGCACAGCCCTGCTGAGCGCGCCCGGCGCCAAGACCATCCATCACGCCTACGCCGGCGGCCTGCTGGAGCACACCCTGTCCATCATGCGCATCTGCAGGGCCCTGTCGGAGCTGTACCCGCAGATCGACAAGGAGATCCTCTTCGTGGGCGCCCTGTGCCACGACCTGGGCAAGGCCTTCGAGCTGTCCCACGGCGTCAGCCGCGAGTACACCGACTCCGGGCGCCTGCTGGGGCACATCCAGATCGGCCTGGAGCTGCTGGGGCCCTTCCTGCGCAAGGCCAAGGACCTGCCCGAGGGCCTGGCCATGCACCTCAAGCACATCATCGTCGCCCACCACGGCGAACTGGCCTTCGGCTCACCCTGCGTGCCGCAGACCATGGAGGCCTTCGTCCTGCACTACGCCGACAACCTGGATTCCAAGATCAACACCGTGCAGGGCGCCCTGACCACCCCCGAAGGCGAGGAGGCGCAGGGCTGGAGCGAGTACCACCGCACCCTGGGCCGCTACCTCTTCCAGCCGGAGCGCACGCCGAAGCAGACTCCGGGGGCGGAGCCGAAACAGGCCAGGAAGGCCGTCCCGAAACCCGACGCCTCGCCCCTGCTGAAGGCCATGGGCTTCACCGCAACATCCAACCACGAGTGA
- a CDS encoding glycosyltransferase family 2 protein, with translation MARPTVTGLVLTLNGAKYLDECLKSLDFCDRLLVVDSGSTDATRDIAERHGATVLVNPWPGPKKQFEFAFEHVKTEWVVSLDQDEILSDELRASVMTALGDTQGMSAFICPRTSFYFDRFLRHSGWYPDLLPRVFRLADTGVHVSGPHYGFEPRGKTRRLSGDIIHYPYENLKQHVDKINYYTQIAAEEMHAKGKRSGVAKALGHGLARFLKIYVFRRGFLDGKAGFVLAVNSFFYAFQKYIRLAELNQRDKKGA, from the coding sequence TTGGCTAGGCCCACCGTCACGGGGCTGGTCCTGACCCTGAACGGGGCCAAGTATCTGGATGAATGTCTGAAATCGCTGGACTTCTGCGACCGGCTGCTGGTCGTGGACTCGGGCAGCACCGACGCCACGCGCGACATCGCCGAACGCCACGGGGCCACGGTGCTGGTCAACCCCTGGCCCGGCCCGAAGAAGCAGTTCGAGTTCGCCTTCGAGCACGTGAAGACGGAATGGGTGGTATCCCTGGACCAGGACGAGATCCTGTCCGACGAACTGCGGGCCTCGGTCATGACGGCTCTGGGGGACACGCAGGGCATGAGCGCCTTCATCTGCCCGCGCACGTCGTTCTATTTCGACCGCTTCCTGCGCCACAGCGGCTGGTACCCCGACCTGCTGCCGCGCGTCTTCCGCCTGGCCGACACGGGCGTGCACGTCTCGGGCCCGCACTACGGCTTCGAGCCCAGGGGCAAGACGCGCCGCCTGTCGGGCGACATCATCCACTACCCCTACGAGAACCTGAAGCAGCACGTCGACAAGATCAACTACTACACCCAGATCGCCGCCGAGGAGATGCACGCCAAGGGCAAGCGCTCGGGCGTGGCCAAGGCCCTGGGCCACGGCCTGGCCAGGTTCCTGAAGATCTACGTCTTCCGCCGCGGCTTCCTCGACGGCAAGGCCGGCTTCGTGCTGGCGGTCAACTCCTTCTTCTACGCCTTCCAGAAGTACATCCGGCTGGCGGAACTCAATCAACGGGACAAAAAAGGCGCGTAG
- the surE gene encoding 5'/3'-nucleotidase SurE has translation MDILLTNDDGIRAVGLRALYAALVKAGHRVHVAAPMTEQSAVGHSVTLFSPLRVREVEESGFSGLGISGTPADCVKLALSHLLPKRPDMIVSGINAGANVGVDVLYSGTVSAATEGALAGIPAMAVSVDDYHPEELSAQAGYAVRMLGEDIWSGFPSQCVLNVNFPAGPLDRSKGLKVCRQTSCTYRDWYDERNDPRGNPYYWLCGVIPPENVEPDTDRGYLSRGYITVTPLTFDLTHAAYMETLARQLAKNE, from the coding sequence ATGGACATTCTCCTCACCAATGACGATGGAATCCGAGCAGTAGGTCTGCGAGCCCTGTACGCGGCGCTGGTCAAGGCCGGTCACCGCGTGCATGTGGCCGCGCCCATGACCGAGCAGAGCGCCGTGGGGCACTCGGTCACGCTCTTTTCGCCCCTGCGGGTCAGGGAAGTGGAGGAGTCGGGCTTCTCGGGTCTGGGCATCTCGGGCACGCCGGCGGACTGCGTCAAACTGGCCCTGAGCCACCTGCTCCCGAAGCGTCCGGACATGATCGTGTCGGGCATCAACGCCGGCGCCAACGTCGGCGTTGATGTCCTTTATTCGGGCACCGTGTCGGCGGCCACCGAGGGCGCCCTGGCCGGCATCCCGGCCATGGCCGTGTCCGTGGACGACTACCACCCGGAAGAGCTCTCGGCCCAGGCCGGGTACGCAGTGCGCATGCTCGGGGAGGACATCTGGTCGGGTTTCCCCAGCCAGTGCGTCCTGAACGTCAACTTCCCGGCCGGCCCCCTGGACCGGTCCAAGGGCCTCAAGGTCTGCCGCCAGACCTCGTGCACCTACCGGGACTGGTACGACGAGAGGAACGACCCCCGCGGCAACCCCTACTACTGGCTGTGCGGCGTCATCCCCCCGGAAAATGTTGAGCCCGACACGGACCGGGGATATCTGTCGCGCGGGTACATCACCGTCACGCCCCTGACCTTCGACCTGACCCATGCCGCGTACATGGAGACCCTGGCCCGGCAGCTGGCAAAGAACGAATAA
- a CDS encoding nitroreductase family protein codes for MNLLRNATLDTIHARHSIRQFSPEPLPEDMLTTILDAANQAPSAHNRQSWKFVVLEGDARTELAERVSAISKTFEKPASSLLRMAARSIASAPATIAVVNTGDLISHGTELFEVDRDQAFDFFRTMEIQSSAAAVENLLLAATSLGLGAVWLGILYLVKDRVLEFLQEPGGEFMAVVPVGKPLRPTQGPNKKPLENVVKKI; via the coding sequence ATGAATCTTCTGCGCAACGCAACCCTGGACACCATCCACGCCCGTCACAGCATACGGCAGTTCTCGCCCGAGCCCCTGCCCGAGGACATGCTCACGACCATTCTGGACGCGGCCAACCAGGCCCCTTCGGCCCACAACCGCCAGTCCTGGAAGTTCGTCGTCCTGGAGGGCGACGCCCGGACGGAACTGGCCGAACGCGTCTCAGCCATATCCAAGACCTTCGAGAAGCCGGCCTCGTCGCTCCTGCGCATGGCCGCCCGCAGCATAGCCTCGGCCCCGGCGACAATCGCCGTGGTCAACACCGGCGACCTCATCAGCCACGGCACGGAACTGTTCGAGGTCGACCGGGACCAGGCCTTCGACTTCTTCCGCACCATGGAGATCCAGAGCTCGGCCGCGGCCGTGGAGAATCTGCTCCTGGCCGCCACGTCCTTGGGCCTGGGCGCCGTGTGGCTGGGCATACTCTACCTGGTCAAGGACCGGGTGCTGGAGTTTCTGCAGGAGCCCGGGGGCGAGTTCATGGCCGTGGTGCCCGTGGGCAAGCCGCTTCGGCCCACCCAGGGTCCGAACAAGAAGCCTTTGGAGAACGTCGTCAAGAAAATCTGA
- a CDS encoding 2-oxoacid:acceptor oxidoreductase family protein encodes MPKQHELNRFEIRLSGTGGQGILTLGKIMGQVLAIDHGFHVTQTQSYGPEARGGASRADLVISSHRISYPKPVNLDMLVALSQEACNLYFRNLKPSGFLLVDTSLVTQTPSNIFWGLPFTSMARDKVGVAQATNIVCLGALSHFLPFMNFNNVKKALAGVLPAKILDVNVKALTLGYNQARKLYPDASDKWTFSSPMTMESEQ; translated from the coding sequence ATGCCTAAGCAGCACGAACTGAATCGATTCGAGATCCGTCTCTCCGGCACGGGCGGGCAGGGTATCCTGACCCTGGGCAAGATCATGGGCCAGGTCCTGGCCATCGACCACGGCTTCCACGTCACCCAGACCCAGAGCTATGGCCCCGAGGCCCGCGGCGGCGCCAGCCGGGCCGACCTGGTCATCAGCTCGCACCGCATCAGCTATCCCAAGCCCGTAAACCTTGACATGCTCGTGGCTCTCAGTCAGGAGGCCTGCAACCTGTATTTTCGGAACCTGAAGCCTTCGGGCTTCCTGCTCGTGGACACCTCCCTGGTGACGCAGACGCCCTCGAACATCTTCTGGGGCCTGCCCTTCACGAGCATGGCCCGGGACAAGGTCGGCGTGGCCCAGGCCACCAACATCGTCTGTCTCGGGGCCTTGAGTCACTTTCTGCCTTTCATGAACTTCAACAACGTGAAAAAGGCCCTGGCCGGGGTGCTCCCGGCCAAGATACTGGACGTCAACGTCAAGGCCCTGACCCTGGGATACAACCAGGCCAGGAAACTCTATCCGGACGCTTCCGACAAATGGACATTCTCCTCACCAATGACGATGGAATCCGAGCAGTAG
- the mtgA gene encoding monofunctional biosynthetic peptidoglycan transglycosylase produces MARKTTSATTRRTPARSTSGKPGSGPSGLLRRVLRGAGWLLPGIVLLIAVLRFVPPPTSAFMLVRHAERLFGDGGPAVMYAWTPIKDISRHMALAVVAAEDQNFPSHFGFDVDAIARAMEHNEKSARVRGASTITQQVAKNLFLWSGRSYVRKALEAGLTVLLEILWSKERILEVYLNIAEFGDGTYGVEAAAKRFFGKTPDRLSRYEAAILASVLPNPRRLLAQRPSPYVMQRANWVQNQMRQLGPEYLNSL; encoded by the coding sequence ATGGCACGCAAGACAACCTCCGCCACCACGCGCCGCACCCCGGCGCGCTCAACCAGCGGCAAGCCGGGCAGCGGCCCTTCAGGCCTGCTGCGCCGCGTGCTGCGCGGGGCCGGATGGCTCCTGCCGGGGATCGTGCTCCTCATCGCCGTCCTGCGTTTCGTGCCGCCGCCCACCAGCGCTTTCATGCTCGTACGGCACGCCGAGCGGCTTTTCGGTGACGGCGGCCCGGCCGTCATGTATGCGTGGACCCCGATAAAGGACATCTCGCGGCACATGGCCCTGGCCGTTGTCGCCGCCGAGGACCAGAACTTCCCCAGCCACTTCGGCTTCGACGTGGACGCCATCGCCCGCGCCATGGAGCACAACGAGAAAAGCGCGCGGGTCCGCGGGGCGAGCACCATCACCCAGCAGGTGGCCAAGAACCTCTTCCTCTGGTCCGGGCGCAGCTACGTGCGCAAGGCGCTGGAGGCGGGCCTGACCGTCCTGCTCGAAATCCTGTGGTCCAAGGAGAGGATTCTGGAGGTGTATCTGAACATCGCCGAATTCGGGGACGGGACGTACGGGGTCGAGGCGGCGGCGAAGCGATTTTTCGGCAAGACGCCCGACCGTCTCAGCCGCTACGAGGCCGCGATCCTGGCCTCGGTGCTGCCCAACCCGCGGCGGCTCCTGGCCCAGCGCCCATCTCCCTACGTCATGCAGCGGGCCAACTGGGTCCAGAACCAGATGCGCCAACTCGGTCCGGAGTACCTGAACAGCCTCTAG
- the fumC gene encoding class II fumarate hydratase, protein MAEMRIETDSMGPVEVPADRYWGAQTQRSLKYFHIGHDLMPGEVIHAFGVLKLAAARANLGLGRLPGELAEPIMAACREVMDGSLAGHFPLHVWQTGSGTQTNMNVNEVVANRAIEMLGGVMGSKRPVHPNDHVNMSQSSNDTFPAAMHIAAALMLTGEFLPAVEAMRAGLEDKAAAWDRIVKIGRTHLQDAVPMTLGQEFSGYAALLADNLERLRGCLPHLYRLALGGTAVGTGLGTHPDFARTAAREIADITGLPFEPAPNFFAALSAHDAVVATSGAVRTLAGSLIKIANDIRWLASGPRAGIGELVLPANEPGSSIMPGKVNPTQSEAMTMVAVQIMGLDAAVGFAGSQGNFELNVFKPLMIFNLLTGMRLAADACRSFSEHALKGLAADEAVIARHVGNSLMLVTALSPVIGYDKAAEVAHKAHSEGTGLRQACLELGYLDGERFDELVQPLRMARPHGTG, encoded by the coding sequence ATGGCCGAAATGCGCATAGAGACCGACAGCATGGGGCCCGTCGAGGTCCCGGCCGACCGTTACTGGGGAGCCCAGACCCAGCGCTCTCTGAAATACTTCCACATCGGGCATGACCTCATGCCGGGTGAAGTCATCCACGCCTTCGGCGTGCTCAAGCTCGCGGCGGCCCGGGCCAACCTGGGTCTCGGGAGGCTCCCGGGGGAATTGGCCGAGCCGATCATGGCCGCCTGCCGCGAGGTCATGGACGGGTCCCTGGCCGGACATTTCCCCCTGCACGTGTGGCAGACGGGCAGCGGCACCCAAACCAACATGAACGTCAACGAGGTCGTGGCCAACCGGGCCATAGAGATGCTGGGTGGGGTCATGGGCAGCAAGCGACCCGTGCATCCCAACGACCACGTCAACATGTCCCAGTCCTCCAACGACACCTTTCCGGCGGCCATGCACATCGCCGCGGCCCTCATGCTGACGGGCGAGTTCCTTCCGGCCGTGGAGGCCATGCGGGCCGGGCTGGAGGACAAGGCCGCGGCCTGGGACCGTATCGTCAAGATCGGCCGCACGCACCTGCAGGACGCCGTGCCCATGACCTTGGGACAGGAGTTCTCGGGCTACGCGGCGCTGCTGGCCGACAATCTGGAGCGCCTGCGCGGCTGCCTGCCGCATCTGTACCGGCTGGCCCTGGGCGGTACGGCCGTGGGCACGGGCCTGGGCACGCACCCCGACTTCGCGCGCACGGCGGCGCGGGAGATCGCGGATATCACGGGCCTGCCCTTCGAGCCCGCCCCAAACTTCTTCGCCGCCCTTTCGGCCCATGACGCCGTGGTCGCGACCTCGGGCGCCGTGCGCACCCTGGCCGGGTCCCTGATAAAGATCGCCAACGACATCCGCTGGCTGGCCTCGGGGCCCCGGGCCGGCATCGGGGAACTGGTCCTGCCAGCCAACGAGCCCGGCTCGTCCATCATGCCCGGCAAGGTCAACCCGACCCAGTCCGAGGCCATGACCATGGTCGCGGTGCAGATCATGGGCCTGGATGCTGCCGTGGGGTTCGCCGGGTCCCAGGGCAACTTCGAGCTCAACGTCTTCAAGCCCCTCATGATCTTCAATCTGCTGACCGGCATGCGCCTGGCGGCCGACGCCTGCCGGAGCTTCTCGGAGCACGCCCTCAAGGGCCTGGCGGCCGACGAGGCGGTCATCGCCCGGCATGTGGGGAATTCGCTCATGCTGGTCACGGCCCTGTCGCCCGTCATCGGCTATGACAAGGCCGCCGAGGTGGCCCACAAGGCTCACTCCGAAGGCACGGGCCTGCGGCAGGCCTGCCTTGAACTCGGGTATCTGGACGGGGAGAGGTTCGACGAGCTGGTGCAGCCGCTGCGGATGGCCAGGCCGCACGGGACGGGCTGA